TTTTGGTTTGGGTTTTAGTTTGGGTCATCTGCTCGGGCTTCCTTTAGGCTTGGTATGTAATGGGTCTTAGTTTAGGTTATTTGGTTTGTAAATGGACCATTAATTTTGgactattttttatttatttggtttgGGTTTAGTTTTGTAATCTGGcctaggccaaaattggcctattataGTTGCCCTTTTTTGCTCGTTGACGTGTAgcgtgaatggagcaaagacttttaaaagggtcaattttgccTGGTGTTGCCGAATCTTGACTTTTTGGTGCTTCTTTTCTTAAAGTAGCCTTATTTCATCCCACTGCATCTTTAAGGGTATAGGAATTGTTGCTTCGATccactccactacaacttcagggttTTTTCTTTCTTCTGCTTACTTTTGTTTTGGGTTGTATTGGGCTATTAGGGTTTAGGTTATTGGGTTTGTAATTGGGTTTTAACTTTGGGCTGGTTTAGTTTTTGTTTGGATTTTAGTTGGGGTCATCTGCTTGGGCTTCCTTTAGGCTTGGTATGTAATGGGTCTTAGTTTAGGTTATTTGGTTTGTAAATGGACCATTAATTTTGgactattttttatttatttagtttgggTTTAGTTTTGTAATCTGGCCCAGGCCAAAATTAGTCTATTATAGTTTCCCTTTTTTGCTCGTTGACGTGTAgcgtgaatggagcaaagacttttaaaagggtcaattttgccTGGTTTTGCCGAATCTTGATTTTTTGGTGCTTCTTTTCTTAAAGTAGCCTTATTTCATCCCACTGCATCTTCAAGGGTATAGGAATTGTTGCTTCGATccactccactacaacttcagagagataggaTTTGTAATCtgtagctttaatctattccactgcaactttaaggagataagACTTGCTACGGTAGATTTAATCTGACCTTCTGCAACTTCAAAGGTATATGATTTGTTGCTTTAATCTACTCTagtacaacttcagggagataagatttgctatcttcaatctgctccactgcaacttcagggagataagactcgtAACTTCAACCTGCCCCACTGCATCTTAAGGGGGATAAGTTTTTCTATTTTCGATCTACTCCATTGCAACTCTAGGGGGATCAGATCAGTAACTTCAAtttactccactgcaactttagggagataagattagtggcttcaatctgctccctgcaacttcagggagataaggtttgtaattcgtagctttaatctgttccactgcaacttcaaggaaataAGAATTGCTATCTCCagtctgctccattgcaactttagggagataagacttgtaactttaaCCTAcaccactgcaacttcagggagataagtaTTGTGGCTTTAATCTgttccgctgcaacttcagggagataagattcaccatggtGAGTTTAATCCAtcccactgcatcttcaggggtataggatttttggtttcTTTGGTCTGGTATGCCATTCTTTGGgaaacatgacctgtagaatctattttatgggcctatttatgccaaatgattaggatgtcatgattagaatgaatcaaattttcctaactaaatgtgtatgaatgatgtttgcatgaatgcaaaaatgtCATTTTTAACATGATCTTCTTTTAATgcttatgtaacaccctaacctgtatccgttgtcggaatagggttTCAGGGCATTAACAagatttacatatcatttaacaaaaaattcaattaaatacttaccgattcaatgcatcatacaaataaacatattaccgtttaatcaatagcttggcacttgtctaagtatCAAACATCAACATCGTTAGTATActtatacatatttcatataatttcaatattgatatacctattttctcgtCATATCAcatttgagtttaataatagtctcaacttacataatttccttgtatcaacatatcaaagataatcatatatgtatatgtcacgaaacatattattctcttatcgtttcttcataagcatatatcattcatttcgttttatcaatatttcatgcaccatcatttccttatatcttatgtatatttattttggtaatagttcatattaaacttaacataaattaaattccatgtacctatacttatttgatttatctatcttcttaattatttcatacaactattttgtacatatatttccatataaccATTCATTAtcagatacatattacctgaatatcaattgttcaactgATGTCATAGCATCCCCCATCGACAtgttgccatagtgtctttcaactatggtcctactcattttctgtcatgttgccatgataTCTTTCAACCACGGTCTTGtgcattgccatggtatctttcaaccatggttttattcttttcatgtcacgttgccatggtatctttcaaccatggtcttacacatttcatatcatgttgtcatggtatctttcaaccatggtcttacacatttcatttcagaaagcacactcccgcgaacctcatacTTACAGCGGGATTGCCAggccaggctaaatcccctgcaacgacaattactctaataagtttggatctgaattaccagtccaggctaaattcagaccctaattcggattacccattcgggctaaatccattttccacatattcttcaggagggctatatcagaataggatcacccgtttgggctagatcctttttaccgtcaattccttttcagagatccatcgaattttcctttcattcaaccgagatttctttctctttttatcaaatatatcaatgtttcatcaattttcatacaatgaacattcaaatcatattcacataaataacatacatttcaagcatttaagaatatcattcaagttacacgaacttacctggcgaaATTTCAGAAATATCAAGaatcaggggcattttggtaaaattttcattttccccGATTTTCACCCAATCTTGatccaaattaataatttcattcaatatattaatttaatcaataaaacaactcatttccttcattttggtcatttttggcaTTTTTACTAAATTGCCCCTAcagttcttattttattcattttaggccctgagtctaaaacatacaaattatccaTTTAACAAATAACAGTATGTATGTTATCCAGATGAAATACTTCTCTCAATTTTTCATCCCTTTTGCTTTTGTTCGTTTGGTTGCAATTCCCAAGTCTTTGAATCTGaaacttacttcatacttcatctggaattattactttgttgctctagcttcaacaagagcttcatatttcatccggaaTTATTACTTTATTGCTCTAGCTTCAACAAGAgtttcatatttcatccggatAACTTGGTTCTATTTTTCTTCCTGTGTGAAAAACCCAACAAAACACTTGCTAGCTGAAAATTCATATACTTATTTTTCCTCATCCtcttctccattccacatccttaatttatataacatgctataagtaacattatcaataatttcattatttacttatatgtatattcaaaactgtccatttgcatcataatcactaaattatttatatcttgagctacagaactcgaaattaagatctgcaaattttacatgaaactagactcacatatcttcttaccataaaattttcagaagtttttatttagccaataagtacagtttattctttaaattcacccttgttctgctgtctgatagttccgatcctttttcactaaaaattaattatctccttgtacaggattcaaatgatgtttccgtttatttatcttgaaaatatacttattcataattctaagcatataaatttaattccataattatttttctccaattttttttgattttccaaagttaaaataGGGGAACACGAAATCATTCTAAACTTGTCTAACTAAATTtgttatatctcacaatttacaatttcattacTTGCACtgtttcttccatgaaaaactagactcaataaaatttaatttcatttttattcatcttctaattctatttccacaattttttgtgaattttcaaaattagactactgctgctgccaaaaactgttttagtgcaagatattaattaccatgtttataacactcttattttctttctctacactatttcccTTCACTTTCTCTTATATTCTCTTCATTAACATATCAAGAGCATAGGATCATATATAAGGAAACTATACATTAACATCAAtcacatgctttttcaataatatcaaacttaaaaatatattgaactgatgatgttcttaccttattctattgatttcaatcttcatgTTAATTTTttctctccttcagcttccatttcttgaattcaacttgatattctaacttcccattgtctccttaacatttttttctcttggtagctatgaaaattcttttgatttttgggtgaaaatggtaaatttttggtagaaggaccaaattgtaaagaaatgaaaacttcatttcttcttcttcctcttacGTTGGTTTTGCATGGGAAAGATGGATGAGAattcctcatctttctttctttatatactaataaaataataataaaatatcttattaaaatatcttattaaaatattaataaaataatatttatctattaaataattataaaatatcaaaatatctgtAGCATCATTATTgccttctagaattctctctcttccaattgactattttgccctttgtgatcttttaaaatcccattcttgagtcatcatttaatttggtaaaattgcaatttagtccctcataattcttcacctattcaatgtggtcctaattcatcaattttccttggtttctagatcattccacccttaaaatatttgcactattagtccttccaccttttcatatttacactttaatccttcaaaattttgagtatttactcttgggccacaaaacttttctcacttttacaatttagtcctttcttaaatcaagatatcataatttacttctcaatgttgtcataactcaaaatttccctctttgtcactttatttccttattttactatatcaaagaTAATATCTTACGTAGAAAATTTTGGGGTATTACAGCTTATGTTGACATTGCTCGTTGTTCATCGAGGTTTTATCACTGACATATTACTCTGTCTTCTTCTTCAGCTGGTATCTCTAACAGAAAAATCGAAGAATAATCACAATTAGGACTATTTTTCCCCAACGTTTTCAACTCTTGGGTTTGGTTAGTTCTGACCAGTGGTCTTGCttcaggttcttgtattatttaaTAAGAGCAAAGCTCGAAATAGGTCAATCAACATAGAAAATTTAATAAAGAAAGAATAAGACAAAAaatagatgccctagatatcatAGAATGAGCTTCTCTGCACAGAACTTCTCGAGGACCCTTTGAACTTGATATGTGCTTAGAAGACctagagtactttgttgatgccccaggATGTAGCATCTTTCCTTCTTGTTAATTCGGAGAAAATAAGATTATCGCATGCCCcatctttgatcaaaatttgaattgccaaTTCTTAGGTTTTCAActtaaaacccctttggtctcaaagcgccatTTTGTGGGTTTTTGccttggcctctcccttttttttttaggtgAAGTACCTCTTAACCGAATCCGAATTCACAAGATTAGGCAGGTTTTTGCCATCCATCTCAGTCAAAATCAGCACTCATCCAGAGAAGAccttcttcaccacataaggtccCTTCTAGTTTGACATCCATTTTcatctgaagtccttttgtatggggaggatctttttcaaaacaaggtctctttcatggaattctctagagTGAACCTTCTTAttataagcccgcatcattcgcttttggtacatttgacaaTGACGGATagcttttagcctcttttcttcaattaagttcagctgatcatatcgaaactggatccattctgcttcatctaacatTAGTTTTGACAGAACTCGTAGAGAGGGaatctcaacctcaataggtagaaCCACCTCTATTCCATAACCCAAaaagaaaggcgttgccccggtGGAGGTCTCGACACACGTTGGATAAGCGTaaagggcaaatggtaacttctcgtgccaatctttataagtctcagtcatttttcccacgatcttcttaatattcttattggctgcctccaccgcaccattcatttttgggtgatatggtgacgagttatggtgtttgatcttgaattggctaaAGACCTCTGCTATCATGCGGTTattcaaattcaatgcattgtcagatatgatcctttcaggcattccatatcgacatatgatttctttctttaagaACTTGCTGACTGCCGACTTCGTGACATTAGCATAAGAAGTGACCTCTACCCACTTGGGGAAGAAATCAATGACCATAAAGATGAATCGATGCTTGTTAGAAGCTTTTGGCGAGATCgacccaatgacatccatgccccatatAGAGAAAGGCCACAGAGAAGTCATGACATAAAGCGGTgaatgaggcacatgaattttgtcttcataaatttgacatttatggTATTTTTTAGCATAACTGATGCAATCGccttccatagtggaccaataatatccgaatctcatgATTTTTCTGGCCATTATGAAACCATTAGTGTGTGTTCCACAGAcaccctcatggacctcttccgAGATTTGCTTAGCCTCAACAACGTTCACACATCTTAGTAGCACCTgattcttccctttttttttttatataggaTCTCttcatctaagacatagtcactggccagcCTTCTCAAtatccttttatcattctcagttgcTTGGTCTGGGTATTTACGATTCCTTACATATCGAAATATAttgtgataccaagggtgattatctttttcttcttcttcgtcGATGTTGTAATAATGAGCcggagcctcataaatactcatctggatTGGCTTCATGTCCTCTTGCTTGTTTACTCTAATTATAGAAGCTAAGGTAGCTAAGGCGACAGCTATCTGGTTCTTATCTCGCGAAAGGTAACGAAAAGTGATGTCGTCAAACTCCTCAATTAACTCCAAAAATAGCTttcggtaattgatcaatttggggtcacTTGTTTCCCATTCGCCTTTGAGCTGATAGATCATTAGTGCAGAATCCCCATATACTTCTAGCACTTTGATTTTGCATTCAATGGCTGTACGGATACCTGTGATGCATGTTTCATATTCTGCCAtgttgtttgtgcaatcaaaatccaatttactagtaaagggataatgatctccgtttggggataccaaAACTGCCCCGATTTCGTTGCCTATAGTGTTTGAGGCTCTGTCAAAGTTTAGTTTCAAAGGATGgccttcttgagagtcttcttcagtgattgcaacatacattagatcttcattcagaAAACCAAAGCTTAAAGGCTTATAATTGTCTAGAGCTCTACTGGCCACAAAATTCACTATTGCACTGCCTTTTACAGCTTTCTGGTTCATGTAGACTATGTCAAATTTAGAAAGCCAAATTTTCCATCGGGCTATTCTTCCATTCAAAGTAGTTGAATCCATTATGTACTTCAGATGGTCTAggtttgagatgagccaagttgtgtggtacaacatgtactgtctcaattttcgggttgtccaaatcaaggggcaacacaacttctcaattggcgaatatcttgtgtcacattcagtgaacttcttactgagATAGTATATcactctttcttttcttcctaacTCATCATGTTGGCCTAGCACGCATCCCATACAATTTTCGAATCCTACCAAGTAcagtatcagtggcttatctAGGCAAGGTAGCATTAGTACTGGGGCATTGGACAAGTAACGCTTGACCTTATCACAAGTTTTCTGGCACTCCTCATCTCATACACCtggattgtgtttcttaaggagacgaaatatggggtcacatttctcaattAGCTGTGAAATGAACCGTgtgatgtaatttagtcttcttaggaaacctcgaacttctttttaagTGAGCGGTGGAGGTAATTCTTGTACAGCCTTGACTTTGTTTGGGTCAATCTCTATCCCATTTTCACTGACTAGGAATCCTAGCAGCTTCCCTGACCTAGCCCCGAAGGTGCATTTTGCTGGGTTGAGCTTTAACTGATACTTTCTTAACCTTAAGAACAGTTTCCTCAGAACTTGCACATGCTCCTTGTCTGTTCGGGACTTTACGATCATATCATCGATATAAACTtcgatttctttgtgcatcacaTCATGGAACAGGGTTATCATGGCTCTCTAATATGTCGCTCTTGCATTTTTTAGCCCAAATgacatcaccttatagcaaaatgtTCCTGACATGGTTATGAATGTGGTTTTTTCCATGTCTTCAAGATACATCTTTATTTGGTTGTATCTTGAGAAACCGTCCATgaaggagaaaagtgagtaacctgccgtgttatCCACTTGGGTATCAATGTGAGGTaatgggaaattatcttttgggctggctttattcaaatcCTGGTAGtctacgcacattcgtactttcttATCTTTTTTAGGAACAATGACTCTACCCATTCTGAGCACttaaccacttgtaagaaaccaacATCGAATTGCTTCTtaacctcctcttttattttcaacaaaacttCGGGCCTCATCTTTTGGAGTTTCTGTTGAACTGGCTTACACTTTTCTTTTATGGGGAGTCgatgtaccacgatatcagtatttaacccgggcatgtcttgatatgaccatgggaagacatccttgaattcttggagtaactcaatgaggtctcGTTTTGTCTCTGTGGTGATACAAGTTCCAATCTTCACCTCATTTCCCTCTCCTAAGCTTACAATTTCCActgactctttgtgaggtagAATTTGTTTCTTATCTtgctctaccatccttaacaaatcaggagataggttacagtcttgatcatcttcaaaatcctgagaatccTCCATACTTGCATattgctcaaaaggagactctgagtcAGTAACAGTGTCGCTTATAGTATTGATATTTAGGGACCTGTTATAGAGATGAAAGAAGacccaaagaacaaaagaatttaagaataaatatccatatGATTGGTtatgaatggaatgaaaagaataaaagaatattttggttatgaatggaatgaagaataaaagaatacTTACTCAGAATTAGACaccaagatgcattttattgaaataaatataTTTGGACATATTCCTATTTAACAAAATATTCTTATTGCTCCTAGGCTtaaagcaataagtgtgttttgaacattacgcTGAATTAATTCTAAAAGTTACAGGGATCTCCTTCGCGGTCTGATTATTTAAAACGCTCCTAGGTACGTATGGGCAAATGCCTGGTAGATTTTCTTCTCCTGTTTCTTTTTCGGATATGACGATAATACTCAAAATTTCTAACATTTCTTTGCCAGACTCTTTTCTTGTCATCTTCTGTTTGGGGTAGATTGTTCCTCCTGACACAAACGTTctagatatatgaggaaaggtcaTTGGCTCCTATTTGGCCTCTCCGCCGCTCAAACGCGCACTTCAATTTTTCTGTTTCTTCTCTAGCTCCTTTTTCTTTTACCTTGCATCTGGCTTGAATCCCAAGCCAAAGTGATCTCATTTATCCTTTAACATTGGTGCCTCGACCCTTCACTGAAGATATCTTCCGAGTCTTCTTCCCGGCAAGACTCTCTTTTTAATTGTCAATCGCTGGCCCATCCTTGTAGTTTTGGATATTTTGGGTATTGGGATCCTGTTCCCTTCGAAAATGAATGTTGCATTAATAAATTCTAGTAATTAAAAGGTATATTCTATCGCCTCATCGTCTGCCCCTATGTATGGTGCATCTTTGGTAACGGATGCAATAATGTCTTCTTCCGCGTTTATCGTTACCAGTCTTCCTTCAGTTACTAACTTTAACTTTTGGTGTAATGACGATGCCACTGCTCCCGTTGAGTGAATCCAAGGCCTCCCCAATAAGCAATTCTACGAAGGCTTAATGTCCATCACTAAGAAGTCCACATCGTATGTGTTTGGCCTAATTAAAAGAGGTATCTTGATCCTTCCCATCACCTTCCTTTCAGTACCATCAAATACTCTCACTATGTTGTGGCATGTTTTAATGTAAGAACTATCCACAGGAAACCTATTCAGTATGGATAAGGGCAAGACATTCAATGCCGATCCATTATCAATTAACACACCCGAAAATGTATATCTTTTGTAACGGGTGGTGATGTGTAGAACCGTTGTAGATCCCATACCTCCCTGAGGTATCTCATCATTATTGAAGAATATTAAGTTTTTGACACTTATATTATTGACTAAACGGTCCAGTTTGTTTACAAAGATATCATAAGTGACATAAGTTTCATTTAGCACTTTCATTAACGCGCTACGATGTGTCTTCGAACTTAAGAGTAAATCTAGGGCTGAGATACGAGCCGGTTGCTTATGTAGCTATTCTACAATACTGTACTCGCTATGCTTTAAGAATTTCAGGAATTCCTTAGCTTCATTCTCTGTTACTGGCTCGTTAACTGGCAATTCGAGTCTGACCGtcttctctttcttttgctcGACTATTAGGGTCTTTCTTTTAATAGTTTCATTTCTTGTACTCGTAGGATCATAACGCCTCCCACTGCGTCTATAGAAACCTATATCTTGGCTCTCCCCTGAAGTGCTTGCCGGGTTCTCCTCTCCTGGGATTGTCACGTTGCAGTCATAGTTCCAAGAAACCCTTTTACTATCCTTGTAGGGAAAGGATACAGGTTTCTGGATTTTGACTTTCGGTGCCATTTGTATTCCTGCTTCATTTTGGTTGCGAAATGATCACCACAAGGTGATTAACCTTTTGGACCCTTTCTGTTGATCCCTCATTTGAGGCGTAAACCTCTCATTCTTCTGATCTTTTGATCTCTTCATAAAATTCTATCTCTTTATTGTCCATCAGATTTTGCACTGTGATCCTGAACTCAGTGCATTCTTGGATGTCATGACCCTCCTCGGCATGGAACTCACAGTATTTTCTTGCTCATTTGGGCCTTTCCTCTGAATCTTGTGTGATTAAACCTCTATTTACCATTTGTTCCCAAACCCATCTTAGTGGGGTTTTTACTTCAACTATGTCAGCTTTGATTCTTTTGCCCCCACTCTCGATTATAGCATTTACCCCTTTATCAGAATGAATGGGTAACAGATTCCCTGCTACGTTAGGTCCTGATGGATCGTCAAACTTTACGATCCCCATTTTGAAGAATCTTTTGATCAACTTTTTAAACGCAGTGTAGTTCCCGATCGAGTGCCCCGTTATCCCTGCATGGTACTCACATTGGGCGTTTGTGTCATACCACTTAGTGAATAGAGGCTGCATAGGCTTCAAATAAAAAGGGGACACCACATGTGCATCGAATAGACTCTGATACAACTCCCTATATGACTTTGGGATGGACGTGAACTGGAGTCTTTCCATATTTGGCCTTGCACTGGATTCTTGCCTCGGGGGGCATTGATGGCTAGTAGTTAACGTTCTCGGCTGGTTTACAGTAATTGGCTTTACATAGCCTTTGTTATACATGCTCGCATTATTTATCTCGTTTTTTTCTTCCTCGGGGCTGATCTCTTGGCGCTTTCCCCCGCGTCTATCTTCCCACACCTTATCGCATTTTCTATCATCTCTCCAGACATCACTATGTCTGAAAAGTTATTAGTAGTGCTTCCCAACATATGGTTGATGAATGGAGCCTTTAGAGTATTGATAAAAAGCATGCTCGTTTCCTTCTCTAGAAGAGATGGCTGGACTTGCATCGCTATCTCTCTCCACCTCTGGGCATACTGCCTGAAGCTCTCACTTGGCTTCTTCTCTATATTTTGCAATGTGATTCTGTCGGGTGCTATGTCTGTTACGTATCCATAttgtttcatgaaagcttgtgccAAGTCCTTCTATGAACTAATTTGGGCACGACTCAGctggttgtaccatttggccgTAAATTCGATCAGACTATTTTAGAAGCAGTGAATTAATGACTGATCATTATTAACGTATTATGTCATCATTCGATAAAACAttgtgatgtgagcttcgggGCAGTTAGTCCCGTTGTATTTTTCAAACTCCggagttttaaattttggtgggagcaccaaatctgggaccaaGCTCAAATCCTTAGCAT
Above is a genomic segment from Gossypium arboreum isolate Shixiya-1 chromosome 8, ASM2569848v2, whole genome shotgun sequence containing:
- the LOC108468472 gene encoding uncharacterized protein LOC108468472; translated protein: MAEYETCITGIRTAIECKIKVLEVYGDSALMIYQLKGEWETSDPKLINYRKLFLELIEEFDDITFRYLSRDKNQIAVALATLASIIRVNKQEDMKPIQMSIYEAPAHYYNIDEEEEKDNHPWYHNIFRYVRNRKYPDQATENDKRILRRLASDYVLDEEILYKKKKGRIRCY